A genome region from Salvia splendens isolate huo1 chromosome 19, SspV2, whole genome shotgun sequence includes the following:
- the LOC121780135 gene encoding transcription factor VIP1-like, protein MMDVDPKFAYNPGQVDPDQIPNAPARLAFHRRAHSESFRFPDLDDILVDGVLADLNLDAPPPQKQSKRNDGLSHLRSLSVDADFFDGLVLDEPPPPPPRHRHSNSMDGYSSMTTSCEVDSNAKKAVAADRLAELSLIDPKRAKRILANRQSAARSKERKSRYTSELERKVQTLQSEATTLSAKITLLQRDTSGLTAENKELKLKLQAMEQQTHLRDALNEALRSELQWLKITAGHGSSGSSRGSSSPFSPPPRPPTTNYYAQQQQQQQQHTSPNNARSSP, encoded by the exons ATGATGGACGTGGATCCCAAATTCGCCTATAATCCGGGTCAGGTCGACCCAGACCAGATTCCCAACGCCCCGGCCCGCTTGGCTTTCCACCGCCGGGCCCACTCCGAGTCCTTCCGTTTCCCCGACCTCGACGACATCCTTGTCGACGGCGTCCTCGCCGACCTCAACCTCgacgcgccgccgccgcagaAGCAGTCGAAGAGGAACGACGGCCTGTCTCATCTCCGGAGCCTCTCGGTGGACGCCGATTTCTTCGACGGCCTGGTGCTGGACgagccgcctccgccgccgccgcgccaCAGGCATAGCAACTCCATGGATGGGTACTCGAGCATGACGACGTCGTGCGAGGTGGATTCGAACGCGAAGAAGGCTGTTGCTGCTGATCGGTTGGCGGAGCTCTCCCTGATTGATCCTAAGAGAGCTAAGAG GATACTGGCGAATCGACAGTCTGCTGCGCGATCTAAAGAGAGAAAATCACGATACACGAGTGAGCTGGAGAGGAAAGTCCAGACTCTGCAAAGTGAAGCGACTACGCTCTCAGCTAAGATCACATTGTTGCAG AGAGACACTAGCGGGTTGACAGCTGAGAACAAGGAACTCAAACTGAAGTTGCAGGCCATGGAACAGCAAACACACCTCAGAGACG CTCTGAACGAAGCGTTGAGGAGTGAACTGCAGTGGCTCAAAATAACAGCCGGCCATGGCTCCAGTGGAAGCAGCAGGGGTTCTTCCTCCCCATTTTCACCACCACCCCGGCCTCCAACAACAAATTACTATGCGCAGCAACAGCAACAGCAACAGCAGCATACGAGCCCCAACAACGCGAGAAGCAGCCCATAA